Proteins encoded in a region of the Ornithodoros turicata isolate Travis chromosome 3, ASM3712646v1, whole genome shotgun sequence genome:
- the LOC135389949 gene encoding uncharacterized protein LOC135389949: protein MSEIQGEDESQYVLPEGAVAEVTTTMEVTTLMPVSTTLTSDTATPETTTSTTTTTTTSTTTTTVKPILNAKVFVCTANPTADVSLPSIPDGLCDFLMYRPTTVPFTSEPGDELKKFTELIPEFGKTHLGIDIRQEIRDAAISQLKEPSGKTALASLYKQGVQDYSTFDVDIYVDTTEDAVKDVIGFLQTIKAIQTEAKGDSAGFGYLFVGVSPLAHNISDDTATTKMWVHFQRIIDEVMPDGVLFLTTYLRTHYKENRCRSTGPSLWTRAIMFDQPTFEDSLNFRKGLKIPANVTQLLSLSVHGRWSSYTEAQMPKTTTEKRKYLELGDSRVCNETGIYDVVSYTCVNSTHDRYKAYRGDGSQDNLDYLRLTRVVRSSYPMWVGGYDSWGTMSMKMCKAYTEYGHRGGWVVFDLQLADVLDFCTTGYTQGFGHCYRIKNYMYEEPTVCVMNATVDAVERGIKL, encoded by the exons ATGTCTGAAATACAAGGTGAAGACGAAAGCCAATACGTTCTACCGGAAGGAGCGGTGGCTGAAGTAACTACGACGATGGAGGTAACGACGTTGATGCCCGTAAGCACTACGTTGACGTCGGACACAGCAACGCCCGAGACAACGACGTCAACGACGACCACAACAACGACATCTACGACGACCACAACTGTTAAACCAA TTCTCAACGCCAAAGTGTTCGTCTGTACTGCGAACCCGACCGCTGACGTCTCACTGCCAAGTATCCCAGATGGCCTTTGCGACTTCCTGATGTACAGGCCGACCACTGTTCCATTCACGTCAGAGCCGGGCGACGAACTAAAGAAATTCACGGAACTTATACCCGAGTTCGGCAAGACACATCTCGGCATTGACATCAGGCAGGA GATCCGAGACGCAGCTATCTCTCAACTGAAAGAACCGTCTGGAAAAACAGCCCTAGCCTCCTTGTACAAGCAGGGTGTCCAAGACTACAGCACCTTCGATGTTGACATCTATGTTGATACAACCGAGGATGCAGTGAAAGACGTGATAGGGTTTCTACAG ACGATAAAGGCTATTCAGACAGAAGCCAAAGGAGATAGTGCAGGTTTCGGCTACTTGTTTGTGGGCGTTTCACCGCTAGCACACAATATCAGTGACGACACTGCTACTACGAAGATGTGGGTTCACTTCCAACGTATCATAGA TGAAGTGATGCCCGACGGAGTTCTGTTCCTCACCACTTACCTCCGGACACATTATAAAGAAAACAGGTGCAGGTCTACGGGGCCATCTTTGTGGACTCGTGCCATAATGTTCGACCAGCCGACATTC GAGGATTCGCTGAACTTTCGCAAAGGCCTGAAGATACCGGCCAACGTGACTCAGCTGTTGTCCCTCTCTGTTCACGGGCGGTGGTCATCCTACACGGAGGCGCAAATGCCAAAAACGACTACAGAGAAACGGAAGTACCTCGAGCTGGGCGACTCGCGCGTCTGTAACGAGACTGGGATCTACGACGTCGTGAGCTAC ACTTGCGTGAACAGTACCCATGACCGGTACAAAGCTTACCGCGGCGACGGATCGCAAGACAACCTGGACTACTTGAGGCTAACGCGAGTCGTCAGATCATCCTATCCTATGTGGGTCGGTGGTTACGACTCCTGGGGAACCATGTCTATGAAA ATGTGCAAGGCTTACACGGAGTACGGGCACCGCGGTGGATGGGTGGTATTCGACCTTCAACTCGCTGACGTACTTGATTTCTGCACTACCGGCTACACGCAAGGTTTCGGCCACTGCTATCGCATTAAGAATTACATGTACGAAGAGCCGACGGTTTGCGTTATGAATGCAACAGTCGACGCTGTTGAACGTGGCATAAAATTATAA